In Lysinibacillus sp. FSL M8-0337, the following proteins share a genomic window:
- a CDS encoding M15 family metallopeptidase, with protein MKKNRLPLIIGAIISAALIVSIFIVIKYKNNQVNVASDENQPVAEQGKKDNPTKEQPKTPENVTEPQEQPDENGYYPNQAMPTEPTYIDGILLANKKYPLPSTFAPGENPEARQALNKMIAEAKQQGFNLVAFSGYRSYEYQTTLYNNYVKRDGQAAADRYSARPGFSEHQTGLAFDIGEVGKEDLWLTEEFGETPAGKWLFEHAAEYGFILRFPQNKEHLTGYMYESWHYRYVGIDIAKKIKKQNSTLEEYLGAQ; from the coding sequence ATGAAAAAAAATCGTCTACCACTTATTATTGGCGCTATTATTTCAGCGGCACTGATCGTATCTATTTTTATAGTAATTAAATATAAGAATAATCAAGTCAATGTAGCGTCAGATGAAAATCAACCAGTAGCAGAACAAGGCAAAAAAGACAATCCTACAAAAGAGCAACCAAAAACACCTGAAAATGTAACTGAACCACAAGAACAGCCAGACGAAAACGGCTATTACCCAAATCAAGCAATGCCGACAGAGCCTACTTATATTGATGGTATTTTACTAGCTAATAAAAAATATCCACTACCATCCACATTTGCACCTGGTGAAAATCCAGAGGCACGTCAAGCGTTAAATAAGATGATAGCAGAAGCTAAACAGCAGGGCTTTAACTTAGTCGCTTTTAGTGGATATCGTTCTTATGAATATCAAACAACATTATACAATAATTATGTTAAGCGCGATGGTCAGGCTGCTGCAGACCGCTATAGTGCACGTCCAGGCTTTTCTGAGCACCAAACAGGCTTAGCGTTTGATATTGGTGAAGTTGGCAAAGAAGATTTATGGCTGACGGAGGAGTTTGGTGAAACACCTGCAGGAAAATGGTTATTCGAGCATGCTGCAGAATATGGTTTCATTTTACGGTTCCCTCAAAATAAGGAGCATTTAACAGGTTACATGTATGAATCTTGGCATTATCGTTATGTTGGAATCGACATTGCTAAGAAAATTAAAAAACAGAATAGTACGTTAGAAGAGTATTTAGGTGCACAATAA
- the yidC gene encoding membrane protein insertase YidC has product MKNLKLLSMLGLVVFVLSGCKAVENKEGFFYSVFVKPMEFLLEFFGNDIFSGSYGLAIIAITVLIRLVLMPIMLKNYRQQQLMKTKMDAFKPEMEAVQKKMKEAKTKEEQMQYQQEMMALYQKHGVNPLNMGCLPMLIQMPIIMGLYFSILYSADVKSHMFLWFSLGSPDIVMTIIAGIVYLVQARVSLWTVPEQQKKQMKMFIYISPIMIVFISMSSMAALPLYWSVSGALLILQTYIGRKYYSEHPEKAES; this is encoded by the coding sequence ATGAAAAATTTGAAGCTTTTATCAATGCTTGGGCTTGTTGTTTTTGTATTAAGTGGCTGTAAAGCAGTTGAGAACAAAGAAGGCTTTTTCTATAGTGTTTTTGTAAAACCTATGGAATTTTTACTGGAGTTTTTCGGAAATGATATTTTTTCAGGTAGCTATGGTTTAGCAATCATCGCTATCACGGTTCTTATCCGTTTAGTCTTAATGCCGATTATGTTGAAAAACTATCGTCAGCAACAATTGATGAAAACGAAAATGGATGCCTTCAAACCTGAAATGGAAGCCGTTCAGAAAAAAATGAAGGAAGCAAAGACAAAAGAAGAACAAATGCAATATCAGCAAGAGATGATGGCGTTGTACCAAAAACATGGTGTTAATCCTTTAAATATGGGCTGTTTACCAATGTTAATTCAAATGCCAATCATTATGGGTCTTTACTTCTCAATTTTATATTCTGCCGATGTGAAATCACATATGTTCTTATGGTTTAGCTTAGGTTCACCAGACATTGTGATGACAATAATTGCGGGGATTGTTTATTTGGTACAAGCACGAGTTTCTTTATGGACTGTACCAGAGCAACAAAAAAAGCAAATGAAGATGTTTATTTACATTTCGCCAATTATGATTGTCTTTATTTCTATGTCTTCTATGGCAGCACTACCTCTTTACTGGTCTGTCAGTGGTGCATTACTAATTCTTCAAACGTATATTGGTCGAAAATACTATTCGGAGCATCCCGAAAAAGCAGAATCATAA
- a CDS encoding helix-turn-helix transcriptional regulator translates to MQLHQHSMSETISKRYFQEIDNINQYIGVEEFFNIESKLIFEIYHLESAKAKKSLHELIDILSIRFGKQVIKIVRGYFSVLSSIVARKLLDNQVPSKKAFAFNIACNDMIENQMKDAEFLQFADDLIDFFVYFIADRKQPTFRHQTVNKVIMYINDELENDLTVESIANNFHISTSHLSRIFREHVGITLVEYLNVRRVEESQYYLRHTNKSITSISDQFHFCNQSYFTRIFKKYTGVTPKHFRDELHHEFYRFEMNEAEMQNA, encoded by the coding sequence ATGCAACTACATCAACATTCTATGTCAGAAACGATATCAAAAAGATACTTCCAAGAAATCGATAATATTAACCAATACATCGGTGTAGAAGAATTTTTTAATATTGAGTCAAAATTAATATTTGAAATTTACCATTTAGAATCTGCAAAGGCTAAAAAATCTTTGCATGAATTAATTGATATTCTTTCTATACGTTTTGGCAAGCAGGTCATTAAAATAGTGCGAGGTTATTTTTCCGTTTTGTCGTCGATTGTTGCTCGTAAATTGCTAGACAATCAAGTACCTTCGAAGAAAGCCTTTGCTTTTAATATTGCTTGTAATGATATGATTGAAAATCAGATGAAAGACGCAGAATTTTTGCAATTTGCTGATGATTTAATTGATTTCTTTGTGTATTTTATCGCAGATAGAAAGCAACCGACTTTCCGTCATCAGACAGTCAATAAAGTGATTATGTATATTAATGATGAGCTAGAGAATGATTTAACAGTGGAGAGTATCGCGAATAACTTCCATATTAGTACAAGTCACTTGTCGCGTATTTTCAGAGAACATGTGGGCATAACATTGGTCGAGTATTTAAATGTTCGTCGCGTAGAGGAATCGCAATATTACCTACGACATACGAATAAGAGTATTACATCCATTTCAGACCAATTCCATTTTTGTAATCAGAGTTACTTCACGCGTATTTTTAAGAAATATACAGGAGTAACACCTAAACATTTTCGTGATGAGCTGCATCATGAATTTTACCGTTTTGAAATGAACGAGGCGGAGATGCAAAACGCTTAA
- a CDS encoding LytTR family DNA-binding domain-containing protein: MDPKQIEEIMEIIKEFFPENTSIAISDTNEYLYYQPSKKVDLKIKPGDPIKEGSAAHKALSYGQKISTYIEPDVFGVAYYGMSIPLMEEGETKGAITAIFPQKPSAFLTNYITIKIDDCWYPIKHDQVIYLETQLRKTFVKTMGREGYHRLNLSDLELFLAPDSFIRCHRSYIVNIDYIDEIQPDSHSTFLLIMKDGTRIPVSQRYASYFRRSLGF; this comes from the coding sequence GTGGATCCAAAGCAAATAGAAGAAATCATGGAGATTATAAAGGAGTTTTTCCCTGAGAATACTTCAATCGCAATTTCTGATACAAATGAATACTTGTACTACCAACCGAGCAAAAAAGTTGATTTAAAAATTAAGCCAGGTGACCCTATCAAAGAAGGCTCGGCTGCACACAAAGCTTTAAGCTATGGGCAAAAAATCAGCACCTATATCGAACCTGATGTATTTGGTGTTGCTTACTATGGCATGAGTATTCCTTTAATGGAAGAAGGCGAAACAAAAGGTGCAATTACAGCAATCTTCCCGCAAAAGCCATCAGCATTTTTAACAAACTACATCACGATTAAAATCGATGACTGTTGGTATCCGATTAAACATGATCAAGTGATTTATCTTGAAACACAGCTACGTAAAACATTTGTGAAAACAATGGGGCGCGAAGGTTATCACCGTTTAAACTTAAGTGATTTAGAGCTATTTTTAGCGCCAGATTCATTTATTAGATGTCACCGTTCATACATTGTAAACATCGATTATATTGATGAAATTCAACCAGATTCACATTCAACTTTCTTATTAATTATGAAAGATGGAACGCGTATCCCTGTTAGTCAACGCTACGCAAGTTACTTCCGTCGTTCTTTAGGCTTCTAA
- a CDS encoding succinate CoA transferase: protein MDAIIQKRLGNKELESKVVSADVAAALLSDGDVVGMSGFTRAGDAKVVPMALVERAKNEKFQIDVYTGASLGPEVDKYLAEAGVIRKRGPFQADAGIRNQINTGNVMYVDAHLSHNAELVRQGIIGPIKYAIIEAAAITEDGYIIPTTSVGNSPIFAQYAENIIIELNISHPESLIGIHDIYVPGEQGKRDVIPMTKPNQRLGEIGIKVDPAKIKAIVISEEPDAPSMIVPPDEETQTMANILLDFFRSEIKAGRLTNTLAPIQSGVGSVANAVLDGFADSEFEHLFVYSEVLQDAVFNLIDAGKVDFASAASITLSEELQKRVFGNMEHYADKLCLRPQEISNHPELIRRLGLISINTALELDIYGNVNSTHVSGTKMMNGIGGSGDFARNARLGIFVTKSYAKGGAISSIVPMVSHVDHTEHDVDVIVTEQGIADLRGLAPKERVPLIIENCAHPDYKEQLWDYYNRAVEATGNQQTPHILEEALSWHVNLAKNKTMKKEIAKA, encoded by the coding sequence ATGGATGCAATCATTCAAAAACGCTTAGGTAATAAGGAGCTTGAAAGCAAAGTCGTATCTGCTGATGTAGCTGCAGCACTTCTTTCTGACGGTGATGTAGTAGGTATGAGCGGATTCACTCGTGCTGGGGATGCAAAAGTTGTTCCTATGGCATTAGTGGAACGTGCTAAAAACGAAAAATTCCAAATTGATGTATATACTGGTGCTTCTTTAGGGCCAGAAGTAGATAAGTATTTAGCTGAAGCTGGCGTTATCCGTAAACGCGGACCATTCCAAGCTGACGCTGGTATTCGTAATCAAATCAACACTGGTAACGTAATGTACGTTGACGCTCACCTTTCTCACAACGCAGAGTTAGTTCGTCAAGGTATTATCGGACCAATTAAATATGCAATTATTGAAGCAGCTGCAATTACTGAAGATGGCTATATTATCCCAACTACTTCAGTTGGTAACTCACCAATCTTCGCTCAATACGCTGAAAATATTATTATTGAATTAAATATTTCTCACCCAGAATCATTAATTGGTATTCACGATATTTATGTTCCTGGCGAACAAGGTAAACGTGATGTTATTCCAATGACAAAACCAAACCAACGTCTTGGTGAGATTGGTATTAAAGTAGACCCTGCTAAAATTAAAGCAATTGTTATTTCAGAAGAGCCAGATGCACCTTCAATGATCGTGCCTCCAGATGAAGAAACTCAAACAATGGCTAACATTTTACTTGATTTCTTCCGTTCTGAAATCAAAGCTGGTCGCTTAACAAATACGCTAGCACCAATTCAATCTGGTGTAGGTTCTGTTGCAAACGCAGTACTTGATGGTTTTGCAGATTCTGAATTCGAACACTTATTTGTTTACTCTGAAGTACTACAAGATGCAGTATTTAATTTAATTGATGCTGGTAAAGTAGACTTCGCATCTGCAGCTTCTATCACACTTTCAGAAGAACTACAAAAACGTGTATTCGGCAACATGGAACACTATGCAGATAAATTATGCTTACGTCCACAAGAAATTTCTAACCACCCAGAGCTTATCCGTCGTTTGGGCTTAATCTCAATCAACACTGCTCTTGAGTTAGATATCTATGGTAACGTAAACTCTACTCACGTTTCAGGTACAAAAATGATGAACGGAATCGGCGGTTCTGGTGACTTCGCTCGTAACGCTCGTCTTGGTATTTTTGTAACAAAATCTTATGCAAAAGGTGGCGCAATTTCGTCAATCGTACCAATGGTTTCTCACGTAGACCATACAGAACACGATGTTGACGTAATCGTTACTGAGCAAGGTATTGCTGATTTACGTGGTCTTGCACCAAAAGAACGTGTACCTTTAATTATCGAGAACTGTGCACACCCTGATTACAAAGAGCAATTATGGGATTACTACAACCGTGCTGTAGAAGCAACAGGTAACCAACAAACACCTCATATTTTAGAAGAGGCTCTTTCTTGGCACGTAAACCTTGCTAAAAACAAAACAATGAAAAAAGAAATTGCTAAAGCTTAA
- a CDS encoding MFS transporter, translated as MKKFIYLIIFFSFFDLFTQLPVMSTYAESLGASAFLTGLAVGMYSLSNTFGNIISGFLTDRKGPFVILIVGLLATGLSLTLYNLVDAPFALLIVRFIHGLVAGFIVPAAFTFLANATDQEKRGKGSAISGAFVGIAAIVGPAFSGILASRTSVPFVFNITASFMLLLGILSFFLLHANHVKKDKTSSKTYIPISVFFHNIGTLKAFSGAFFLMFSQGVIAYLLPLKVQTLGFDSRLSGTLMSAFGIVAVLVFILPTNRIFDKVAPIKTLSLGIALMGVSQILISQADSSTLLYIAMACYGIGFGLLFPSVNSLLIDSTTVEIRGKAYGYFYAFFSLGVVLGSSLLGWLSLGVVSGFIFTGIILITFAGITLIPHKKRQSHTSL; from the coding sequence ATGAAGAAATTTATCTATTTAATTATATTCTTTTCATTTTTTGACCTATTTACTCAGCTTCCTGTTATGAGTACATATGCAGAATCACTCGGTGCCTCTGCCTTTTTAACCGGACTTGCAGTTGGTATGTATTCTCTTTCTAATACATTCGGGAATATTATTTCGGGTTTTTTAACCGATCGTAAAGGACCCTTTGTTATTTTAATTGTCGGTCTGCTGGCAACGGGCCTATCATTAACATTATATAATTTAGTAGATGCACCGTTTGCCCTCCTCATTGTTCGTTTTATACATGGATTGGTTGCCGGCTTTATTGTTCCTGCGGCTTTTACATTTCTAGCTAATGCCACCGATCAAGAAAAGCGGGGCAAAGGTAGTGCCATTTCAGGTGCATTTGTAGGTATTGCGGCTATCGTTGGCCCAGCATTTAGTGGTATTTTAGCAAGTCGTACTAGTGTACCTTTTGTCTTTAATATCACTGCAAGTTTTATGCTACTGTTAGGTATCCTTTCTTTCTTTTTACTACATGCTAATCATGTCAAAAAGGACAAAACATCTTCTAAAACTTATATCCCAATAAGTGTATTTTTCCATAATATAGGTACGTTAAAGGCATTTTCAGGAGCATTCTTTTTAATGTTTTCCCAAGGTGTTATTGCTTATTTACTGCCTTTAAAAGTCCAAACTTTAGGCTTCGACTCACGCTTAAGTGGTACATTAATGAGTGCATTCGGTATTGTCGCTGTACTAGTCTTTATATTGCCGACAAATCGCATTTTTGATAAAGTAGCTCCGATAAAAACATTATCCCTCGGTATTGCTTTAATGGGCGTCAGTCAAATACTGATTAGTCAGGCTGATTCGAGTACTCTCCTTTATATAGCTATGGCTTGTTACGGTATTGGCTTCGGTTTGTTATTCCCATCTGTGAATTCGCTATTAATTGATTCTACGACAGTTGAAATCCGTGGGAAAGCATACGGCTATTTTTATGCATTTTTCTCATTGGGAGTTGTACTAGGCTCCTCATTGCTCGGATGGTTATCGCTCGGTGTAGTCAGTGGGTTTATATTTACAGGCATTATCTTAATCACCTTTGCTGGTATAACACTTATTCCACATAAAAAGAGGCAATCCCATACATCACTTTAA
- a CDS encoding GNAT family N-acetyltransferase produces the protein MSWKIQTYDELTTEELYKIIQLRVNVFIVEQQTCYEDLDNHDQNSIHLSYVKNGKLCAYARILPPGEKFTMVSIGRVITSQEMRGTGLGKDMIRLALEIIEDRWSGSEVFIQAQEYLKKFYSSFGFQQVSAPYIYDSLPHIDMLYQAKK, from the coding sequence ATGTCTTGGAAAATACAGACGTACGATGAATTAACGACGGAAGAACTGTATAAAATAATTCAGCTAAGAGTAAATGTTTTTATTGTTGAACAACAAACCTGTTATGAGGATTTGGATAACCATGATCAAAACTCTATACATTTATCATATGTTAAAAATGGGAAATTATGCGCCTATGCTCGTATATTACCCCCAGGTGAAAAATTTACAATGGTATCCATTGGTAGAGTGATAACAAGTCAGGAAATGCGGGGTACTGGACTTGGGAAAGACATGATTCGCTTAGCTCTAGAGATAATTGAAGACAGATGGTCAGGTTCAGAAGTATTTATTCAAGCACAGGAATATTTAAAAAAATTTTATAGTTCTTTTGGCTTTCAACAAGTTTCTGCGCCGTATATTTACGATAGCCTGCCGCATATAGATATGCTATATCAAGCAAAAAAATAA
- a CDS encoding GNAT family N-acetyltransferase yields MEFQLQNVTENKLAFVYKQDGEQLAEITWKQEGQVMVMDHTYVSDKLRGQGVAKKLLDRAADYARENNYKMVAVCSYVVAAFEKSDAYDDVKQ; encoded by the coding sequence ATGGAATTCCAATTACAAAATGTAACGGAAAACAAACTAGCTTTTGTTTATAAGCAAGATGGGGAACAGTTAGCAGAAATTACATGGAAACAGGAAGGCCAAGTAATGGTCATGGATCACACTTATGTATCAGATAAGCTCCGTGGGCAAGGAGTTGCCAAAAAATTATTAGATCGTGCAGCAGATTATGCGCGTGAAAATAATTACAAAATGGTAGCAGTTTGTTCGTATGTAGTTGCAGCATTTGAAAAATCTGATGCTTATGACGATGTAAAGCAATAA
- a CDS encoding DUF1002 domain-containing protein, with product MKKIWGKILVATMLVFGVLAPTTGFAADNTTPDNTTPNAIDEKLGVPIVVYGANLSEAEKDSVKKSLKVNENPEVEEITVSGNDLAKYIKDSNASSRMYSSAKITRKDAGKGLVIEIVTPSNITQVTSEMYANAMLTAGIEDATVQVAAPKAVTGHSALVGIYKAYEVTTGKTLDIERTDVANEELSVATTIADSAGVDDAKVAELLTEIKKQIAERKPATREDVEKIVQEQLDKLEINLSEQDRQLLVDLMDKISNLDIDFSKWSEQLDDISNTIQEKFGALMEDEGFWTSVKNFFADLKDTISTWFN from the coding sequence TTGAAAAAAATATGGGGGAAAATACTAGTAGCTACGATGCTAGTATTTGGTGTGCTGGCACCAACAACGGGATTTGCAGCAGACAATACGACACCTGACAATACGACGCCAAATGCAATAGATGAAAAGCTAGGTGTACCAATTGTGGTGTATGGTGCAAACCTATCCGAAGCCGAAAAAGATTCTGTGAAAAAATCGTTAAAAGTAAATGAAAATCCTGAAGTTGAGGAAATAACAGTATCAGGGAACGACTTAGCTAAATACATTAAAGACAGTAATGCAAGCTCGCGTATGTATTCTTCTGCCAAAATTACACGGAAGGATGCCGGTAAAGGCTTAGTTATTGAAATCGTCACACCGTCAAATATTACACAAGTAACGTCAGAAATGTATGCAAATGCCATGTTGACTGCGGGGATTGAAGATGCGACCGTGCAAGTAGCCGCTCCAAAGGCTGTAACAGGTCATTCTGCGCTTGTTGGTATTTATAAGGCCTATGAGGTAACAACAGGTAAAACGTTAGATATAGAGCGTACGGACGTTGCCAATGAAGAACTATCTGTCGCAACTACAATTGCTGATTCTGCAGGAGTAGATGATGCGAAGGTAGCGGAGTTACTAACAGAAATCAAAAAGCAAATTGCTGAACGAAAACCGGCAACGCGTGAAGACGTGGAAAAAATCGTCCAAGAGCAGTTAGATAAATTAGAGATTAATTTAAGTGAACAAGATCGTCAGTTATTAGTTGATTTGATGGACAAAATTAGTAATCTAGATATTGATTTTAGTAAATGGTCCGAGCAATTAGATGATATTAGTAATACAATACAAGAAAAATTTGGCGCGCTGATGGAAGATGAAGGCTTCTGGACGAGTGTGAAAAATTTCTTTGCAGATTTAAAAGATACAATTTCAACATGGTTTAACTAA
- a CDS encoding S1-like domain-containing RNA-binding protein, whose translation MNELKSGEVVTLTVLEQQVSKWVLTNGVVELPLNASEVTEPLAVGDRIEVFLFADRRGDLAATTAIPAFAQGEYGWARVLRVVEREGAFVDIGTSREVLVKAEDLPAIKEVWPEPGDHLYMTLRTDRNGDLFGRLVTEEKISELYEGAFDDMHNKNITARPYRLLPVGSFLLGVEKPYRIFVHESERYAEPRLGQDVEVRIIEVKEDGSMNGSLLPRKHERITGDAQQILSYLQDVGGKMPFSDKSSPDEIKEMFNMSKASFKRALGTLMKAGKVKQQDGWTEEI comes from the coding sequence ATGAACGAATTAAAATCAGGTGAAGTTGTTACTTTAACTGTATTAGAGCAACAAGTATCGAAATGGGTCTTAACAAATGGCGTAGTTGAACTGCCATTAAATGCTTCAGAAGTTACAGAACCACTAGCTGTTGGGGATCGTATTGAAGTATTTTTATTTGCGGATCGCCGTGGTGATTTAGCTGCCACTACTGCTATTCCAGCATTTGCCCAAGGCGAATACGGCTGGGCACGTGTTCTTCGTGTTGTAGAGCGCGAAGGTGCTTTTGTTGATATTGGTACTTCACGAGAAGTGCTAGTTAAAGCGGAGGACCTACCTGCGATAAAAGAAGTATGGCCGGAGCCAGGTGACCATTTATATATGACATTGCGAACAGATCGCAATGGAGATTTATTTGGTCGTTTAGTAACAGAAGAAAAGATTTCAGAGTTATACGAAGGTGCATTTGATGATATGCATAATAAAAATATTACTGCCCGTCCTTATCGTTTATTGCCAGTAGGATCATTTTTACTAGGTGTAGAAAAACCATATCGTATTTTCGTCCATGAATCAGAACGCTATGCAGAACCACGCCTCGGACAAGATGTTGAAGTACGGATTATTGAAGTTAAAGAAGATGGCTCAATGAATGGCTCTCTGTTACCTCGTAAACATGAACGTATCACAGGAGACGCACAGCAAATTTTAAGCTATTTGCAGGATGTTGGTGGTAAAATGCCATTTAGCGATAAGTCTTCGCCAGATGAAATTAAAGAAATGTTTAATATGAGTAAAGCGTCATTTAAACGTGCACTCGGTACACTTATGAAGGCTGGTAAAGTGAAACAACAAGATGGCTGGACAGAAGAAATTTAA
- the mntR gene encoding transcriptional regulator MntR → MPTPSMEDHIEQIYLLIANKGYARVSDIAEALSVLPSSVTKMVQKLDKDGYLVYEKYRGLTLTPRGEKLGKRLVQRHELLEQFLRIIGVDEERIYNDVEGIEHHLSWNSIDRIADLVQVMEENPDIAKKLEASRTQHNL, encoded by the coding sequence ATGCCAACACCTAGTATGGAGGACCATATCGAACAAATATATTTATTGATTGCTAATAAAGGTTATGCTCGTGTGTCTGACATTGCTGAAGCATTATCTGTTCTTCCTTCTTCTGTTACTAAGATGGTTCAAAAATTAGATAAAGATGGTTATTTAGTTTATGAAAAATATCGTGGGCTTACATTGACGCCAAGAGGAGAAAAACTTGGGAAACGTCTTGTGCAGCGACATGAACTGCTAGAGCAATTTTTGCGAATCATTGGTGTAGATGAAGAGCGTATTTACAATGATGTAGAAGGAATTGAACATCATTTGAGTTGGAATTCAATTGATCGTATTGCAGATCTTGTGCAGGTAATGGAAGAAAATCCAGATATCGCAAAAAAATTAGAAGCATCTAGAACACAACACAATCTATAG
- a CDS encoding late competence development ComFB family protein, which yields MSEPILVNVTEEIVRGLVSFLLRGPEYQTFCKCQICEFQTVAYALNALPSKYVTSKEERDEAFKAMNTPENIELINREIIRALHVVNKHPRH from the coding sequence ATGTCAGAACCTATTTTAGTAAATGTTACAGAGGAAATTGTGCGTGGTTTAGTAAGTTTTCTACTGCGAGGACCAGAATATCAAACATTTTGTAAATGTCAAATCTGTGAATTTCAAACAGTGGCATATGCATTAAATGCATTGCCTAGTAAGTATGTTACATCTAAGGAAGAGCGAGATGAAGCATTTAAAGCCATGAATACTCCTGAGAATATTGAACTGATTAACAGAGAAATTATTCGTGCATTACATGTGGTAAATAAGCATCCTCGACATTAG